Proteins found in one Syntrophales bacterium genomic segment:
- a CDS encoding retropepsin-like aspartic protease, translating into MRLALDTGATGSVVSWDIVVLLGYDPAIISERIQMTTGSEVEVVPRVIIERIEALRKERRDFPVLCHNMPPSATVDGVLGLDFFRGQGLIIDFRIGLVKLE; encoded by the coding sequence GTGCGACTGGCGCTTGATACAGGTGCCACTGGTTCTGTGGTTAGCTGGGACATAGTAGTACTTTTGGGGTACGATCCTGCTATTATTTCAGAGCGGATCCAGATGACCACGGGGAGCGAAGTCGAAGTTGTTCCACGAGTTATTATTGAAAGGATTGAAGCACTAAGGAAAGAACGTCGAGATTTCCCGGTCCTTTGTCATAACATGCCACCAAGTGCCACAGTTGATGGGGTTTTGGGTCTGGACTTTTTTAGAGGCCAAGGGCTTATAATAGATTTTCGCATTGGGTTAGTAAAACTTGAAT